In one Deltaproteobacteria bacterium genomic region, the following are encoded:
- the truA gene encoding tRNA pseudouridine(38-40) synthase TruA has protein sequence MEKTFRMILEYDGTDFNGWQSQARGRTVQQVLEKGLHRLLRQKIKVVGASRTDSGVHALGQVAHFKVNWSGSCLGFRPAVLTRSARLGARPSPPAPMSRLRHSLNAVLPDDVVVRQIEEMGASFHAIRLAREKTYLYRIWNHWSRPVLEKDFVWHVREPLDSRAMRKGARYLVGRHDFSAFKGRNSETKTKVRTIYKIKISPSLIQITGNGFLKYMVRNIVGTLVEVGKGRRLPAEVGKILSSKDRRKAGMTAPAHGLFLKEVVY, from the coding sequence ATGGAAAAAACATTCAGGATGATTCTGGAATACGATGGCACCGACTTCAACGGCTGGCAGTCCCAGGCCAGGGGGCGGACCGTCCAGCAGGTTCTGGAGAAAGGGTTGCATCGGCTCCTCCGGCAAAAAATAAAGGTGGTCGGGGCCAGCCGGACCGATTCCGGGGTTCATGCCTTGGGACAGGTGGCGCATTTCAAGGTCAATTGGAGCGGGTCCTGTCTCGGGTTCCGCCCAGCCGTGCTCACCCGTTCCGCTCGGCTGGGCGCCCGACCCTCGCCACCCGCTCCAATGTCTCGCCTCCGCCACTCCCTCAACGCCGTCTTGCCCGACGACGTTGTCGTCAGACAGATTGAAGAAATGGGGGCTTCTTTTCACGCCATCCGGTTGGCCAGGGAAAAGACCTATCTCTACCGGATCTGGAACCACTGGTCTCGCCCGGTCCTGGAAAAGGATTTTGTCTGGCATGTTCGAGAACCTCTGGATTCACGGGCGATGAGGAAGGGGGCAAGGTATTTGGTTGGGCGGCATGATTTCTCGGCATTTAAAGGAAGGAACAGCGAAACCAAAACAAAAGTGAGAACAATTTATAAAATTAAAATATCCCCTTCCCTGATTCAAATCACCGGCAACGGTTTTTTAAAATATATGGTTCGCAATATTGTCGGGACTTTGGTAGAGGTAGGAAAGGGGAGGCGGTTGCCAGCCGAGGTGGGCAAAATTTTGTCGTCGAAGGATCGCAGAAAAGCGGGGATGACTGCTCCCGCCCACGGGCTATTTTTGAAGGAGGTGGTTTACTGA